Part of the Lolium rigidum isolate FL_2022 chromosome 6, APGP_CSIRO_Lrig_0.1, whole genome shotgun sequence genome, TACATTGGAGCATCCGAGTGCTGCTACTAACTTAAATGTTTGCCAGCCTGCCACCATTTGATCACATACAGCTCTTCCAGCAGTCAAATTTTGTCGCACCCGAAAACATATCGCAGATGTCAGTGGCAGCACACAACTCACCACCTACTTATGTGTGTGTGCTGTGGGAGTGTATTTGTAAATCTGTCATACTCTCGTGGCCCTTTTCTTCGTCTACTGCTTCCTGCACTGCGATGTGTTTTCTCACTTTGTCTCGACTCTTTGCCACGACTGCGCTCTCTTCGATTTCTGGACCCATCTTCTGCATCATCACTGCTTGAGACATCATCAGCCTTTGCCTTCTTTCTAGATTTCTTATTTGACTTGGATGACTTCCGTTTCTTCAATGGTGATGAACTAGTGTCCTCAGAAGCAGGTTGAGTATTTCTGGGCAGTGGTTCATCATCATCTAATGCATGCCAATTGTACATTGCATCATTCTCGCTGTCAAACCGTTGGGCCAATGGTTCCCAGGGTTCTGCTAGCATGTCAGCTAATGCACCATCAGTGTTCCAGCCTTTACGGTCCAGCAACACTGAATCCGGTCTGACAATGGCACCCAGAATGCTCCTGTTTGGTCCCAAGCTCGTAATCAACTTGGCATCAGTCAGCACTGAGTAAGCCTTTGAAAATGCTGATTTCACCTGCACCGTGAATTAAGTTTCTTCATCAAATGTTTTCCATGTAGAGTTTTTTGTATATATGTCAAAGACCCAGTTGAAGTTGCAGCATAGCTACAGTGTAAATGAACTTCAAAGATCAAAGTCAGACAAGTGAACAAACTGGAGCATTTGGCAAAAAAAGAGGCAGAAGTACCAAACTGTTATCAAGACAGGTTGTGGCTGTTAAGTATTTATTCATGTGCCCTTATGGTACTTGATTAAGAAAGCTTCCCCAAACCAGAGACAACTAACTAGCATGTTCATTCGAACATTAAAGATGTCAATCCTCAAATTTAAGCACATACAATCCTCATTCCAATATAAGATAAGTGCAGATTGATGGTCCCAAGTTACAAACAGAGATTGAATAATCATTCTGGGTCATTCATCGCTGAAGACTGATGACATCAGATAGTCATCGCTAAACTAGACTAGAATAACACCAAGAAAGCAAGGAAGGATCAAACCCAATCAAATCGCCAGAGAGAACTATTAAAATAATCCACACAGCAATCATAAGATTATTTCCATCAATTGCTAAATTGATATCTGTAGTGTAAGAATATACAGCATTATGAAAGAACAAATGAGTTAtagcatcaaattattcaagtaTCACATCCATGGCATGTCCTACACAAAAAGGTGCACAGATAAAAAGGAACATCGAAAGTTACCTTGAAGTAGTTGAATGAATTCTTCCCGATATCATTATCTGGTACCTAGGCCATGAAAGTAATTTAGATAGGTAAATACACTACCCACTGAAGATTATCAAGTTCAACCAAAATGAACAAGGACAACAATCTTACCATGGGATCTTGAATGGCTATAAGATGTGGCCGGTCAAGATTCACAAAGCTTATCAAACAAATTAGAAATAGGATCAGTGAACATGAACATCACGACTGAATCATAGTAGATGTTACTGAGGTGGTAGTAATACAATTAAAACTAGTTGCCTTACTCATTATCACTCTTCAAGAAAAAGGTTCTTGCAGAGTTGCAGGATATTCCAACATCCCAATTGTTTAACTTGCGCCCATAGAAGTCAAAAAACTTGATCTGGCATGAAGAAAACACAAAGTTTGTATGAATGGCTGCAACCATGTTTCATTTCTCCATCATAAATTCATAATAAAGATACGGTATGTTTCTCCATCAAATCAAAGGTGATGTACGTTTATCCGAaagtagaaaatagaaaataacttaaGCATTTCACATGTGTACACGCTGGAATATCCTGGTGCACTCCAGGAGCCAATAACTATTATGTGCAACTTTACATAAGATCAATACCAAAGCATAAAAATGTCAAAACTCTCATTACTGTGAAACATTAAGGAAGTATTGCTTACCAAAAGAATTCCCAAATTGTGCTCCTTGGATTGTCGATAGCCCAGCATATCTTTCACTCCCCAGATCAACTAGCAAAAAAGGATAATCCTCAGAATGACAAATATGATAATTTATTATCGTCAGGTTGGAAATAAGTTCCAGTCTTTATATAAGTGAGAAATTTCACAGGACGGAAAAGCATAAGGCAATTGAGATAACTACATATATCAACAGCACTTTGCTGCTAGTATACTGAATGATATGATGTTTTCTTTTACCACCAACAAATAAATGTATGAAAAGCTTAAAAGCTTATCAAATGTTCACAAGTTCTAAAGCCTAAAGGTATCATATGCAAGGTGTGAAATAGTACATGCAGTTTAATAATTTTCCACCCTTACAGCCCTTCGCACTGATAATGGGATGGAATTCTGTTCtaatgagtttgaatcatattgcAAGTCTGAAGGCATTGTTAGGCAGCTTTGGATGCTCACactcctcaacaaaacggtgtagCTGAGCGTATGAACAggaccatcatctccaaggcccGCTGCATGTTGTCAAATGCAGGTTTGCATAGGCGTTTTTGGGCTTCCACAGCTTGCTATCTTATTAATCGGTCACCCTCCATTGCTATTGAAAAGAAgactccaattgaggtatggtctggttcccCAGCAGATTATTCAGAATTGATTACTACTAAAATGTTCTTTGAAACATCTCTTAGCAACTTATGACACGATTGTGCTACTTAAATATATTAATTATTGTATAGAAGGAAAGCATTAGATATACCGTAAGAAAAATAACTAAAGCACGCCAAACTTTTTTTGGCAAACAAGGCCCACACTTGTCGAAGATGGAAGCACAAGTGTGGAGAACTTAGCTAAAAAAATGAGTATATGACATGGGCCATGAGGCTAAGAAAGTGCAGCAAGGACTTGTAGATAAAACAGAGCTCAGATTACCTGTAAATGTGTGATCAGCATTGTGAGAAGAGCATATGACCCAACCCCACCGGTATAGACCTACCAACCAAAGTAAAACAATAATCTCTGTAAACCCAATTATTCAAAGGAACAATGTTATTATTATGGAATAAGTAAATTACAAATTTAGTTGTGTACCTCATTGAGTTCTCTTTGATGAAGGAAAACCTTCAGAATCATAGACAAAGGTCTTAAAGCAGGCATCTTCTTGATGGCATCCTATGGTACCAAATGGAAAAACTGTCTTGAGTATGACTAACATAGATGATCAAAGATATATATATGGGCATATGTCTTGTCACAGATTAGCTAGAACAGAAATTATGCCCTCAATAGTGTGGTAACTAGTCCTTTGTTGCAACAGGTACCTTGATAAAATCCGCTGCCTGTGGTCCACCATCAATATCAAAGCTGGAAAGGAAAAGAAGATCGTTACACTAAGTTCTTGGACAACATAGCAAGGAGGGGGCGGGGGTGGTAGCTCTAGCTACTTGAGAAAAAATATAACCTGATATCAAAAGGTATTTCACTAATTCTTTCCACAAATTTCACAATTGGCACACGGGCCTTTGCTATCACCTGAAAAGAAACAAAATTGACATCACAACCAACTTGAGAACAAATAAACAACTGGCAACTGCAGAACCGAGCGGTGGCAGCTTCCAAAGCTCAACCGACAGCTTTTGGCAACCTTCCAAGGTGGGCTATATATCATCCCACGTTGTAATTCAACTGGAGTAATTGTATCTTTTTCATTATATAAAAAAATAGTAACAGGTTCTCTTGCTTTGGAAGCTCTCGTTACAAGGAGGATATGGATCCTGGCAAGTTACCTAGGATTCAGGCCAATGCAAAGTTTGTTAAATCAGCTAGTTTGAGCTTGAATTTCAAACTCCAGTAGTCAAGTTTGGTATTGCTGTACCTAGATGGTGGTACGTCGAAGCCAATGAACAAGGAAATCATCAACATTTTGGCTGGTGCAAATGTAGGGGTGTAGAGCAATAAGCGAATTGGGTTCTTAGGTGACATTAGTACCCTGAGAAGGTTGAGCAAACTCCATTCACATGCACATTTTCGCAGAAGCCAAAAGGTGAGAAAATGTATTTGGAATAAACAGTGCTCTTTCGTAGCCACTAGCAGGCATGCAACACCACTAAAAAAATATCGATAGCCATTCACACAAATATTGAGTTCAATTTTCCGCAGCACATTTGAAGGCAATGTTAACAAACTCCTTGTTCTGTACTGAGTTGAATGATGACTGATGAGCTTAACAATGAAGGAATTCAGTGTTTGCTTCCCCATTACTTCTTGTGCATCCATAAACCTGATTTCCCGCGAACATCTTATACATGCATGTACAATATTCCTATATGATCAATAATCAAATAACTACCGCAATTATCTCCTATTTATTGTTCTGATGCATAACAGCATGCTGCAAATTGTGTTCTTTGTGAGCTGAATGCAGTACTTCCCGTAGGCAGAAAATAATACATGAAGACCCTCCATGGTAACACCTAGAAATCTAGGTTCAGGCAACAAAATAGAACTGGCTCAATCTATtttttgaagttcaaatttgggaaaaaaaattcaaaaaccaGGAAATTTACCATACACTCGCGGGAACAGTCCAACAAAAGAATTTGAAGCCCTGTTAATGAGTATGGGTTGAAGAAAAAAAGACTTCCATACACATCTTTCACGCTAGATACAGAAAGGGTGAGAACAGGAACCTGTATCTTCTTGGCAACACCTTTTTGAGTCAATGCTTTTGCAAGAGCGTATAGGCCAACTTGAGGAGTCTTGACCCTGGACTCAAATATTACAACCTGCAACAGAAGTAACACATATGAACTTACAAGGACAAAGAAGACATATTCCTAAGTGAAAGTATGTTCCATGTGTTTCCATGTAAAATAAGGAGGTGAATGTAAGTAGTTTGTAACAAGCTGATATGTCCTGGCAATTCATTATATCATGAAACAGCACAAGACGCCCTATCTGACAACAAAGAAGACACCCCCAAAGGAAGTATGTTTTCCATGTGTTTCCAGGTAAAAGGTTGTGAATGCAATCAGTTGTTGCAAGCAGATGTACACGGGTAATTTATTATATCATAAAACAGAACAAGATACCCTATCAGTTTTGGCGAGGCCAGTCCACAATGCTGTTGGCTTGCCATGCTATCTAGGATTGGTGGGTCAGTCGCGTCTTGTGCACTTGTATGGATGGCATCTAGGCTGATGCTGGTTTGGTGGCGTTTGTTGTAATGTTTGTCTTAGGgcctttgggtttgatcttgcctTGAGTGGTCAGGTGTTTCGGCTTGTCTTAGGCTTGTAGACTGTTCTCTCTATCAATGCAATGAAATGCAAGCTTTGCATTTTCTGGAAAAAAAATACCCTACCAGTTTCGGTATGAATTGACAAGTGCAATTGGTAGGTGAACATTGGTCCCGAGAAACAGCGAGTGTACTGCTGTCCTAGACAAATAGAGCACAATATTTCCTGCGCTCGGTGTACTCAATCTCATTTTCTCCTATATGTTATAGCCCTGCCGCTTTCTGCAGTTGGAAAAACAGTGTGGGAACTCCACCTGTACTATATTGTATTTGTCCTTTTTTTTTCTCCATAAGTATTACTTCCACTGAATAAATCTTTTGCTAAGATTCTAGTATGTTGGTTTGAGATTACTTACCACACACAACGTGTGATGATTCTTGGATTTTTATTGCAGTGAATTGCACTTCGGACCAGGTATTGTCATTAGTTGTACTTTGGATGTTGCACTCTGGACCAGGGGTAAGTTTGAACTTCAGACCAGGTCAGGTTGGTTTAGGAAAAAAAACAGGTTAACTGGTTCGGCCCCACCTGTCAGTATGTCGTGCTGAACGGATCTGCCATGCCACACGGGAGGAGCACACATACTAGGCTCAAAAGAGAAAAGGCACCAACCCTCATCCGGTGAGgacgaggagaaagaggagaggagAATGATTGACGAAAATGGGCTAAATAATTGTGAATGCATGCAAGTTGCAACTGAAGAGTTGTACACCAGTTCTTTACTACTTGCACTTACAAAATACATGTGTTTTTTACTCTACAAAATACACTTATTAATAGCCCTAAAAGTTGACAAAATACAGACAAGATGACAGAGGAAGTGAAGTGCTGAAATTTAAGAGAGAATGAGAGGAAATACTCATACATCAATATCACTTGTTGGTAGATAAAGCCCTGTTCTGAAAGATCCGAAGACTTCAACCTGCCATGCAAAATCAAGAATTACCAAAATGACATGTGGCTataaacacacacacgcacaaacacacacacacagagagagagagagagagagagagagagagagagagagggagagggaaagaGAGAGAATGTTACGATGCCTTGCAATGAGGCCATATATGCTTGACAACATCAGAGACAGCTTGCACAGCAGCTGTCCGTGAAGATTCCTCTTCAGCGGAAGGTGAGATAAAATCACAGAAGTCAAGAATCTCTGCAACAGATACGCAATACTTCAGTATCTCAGCAGACAAATTTTGCAGCTAAAGAAAATATAATACTCGTATAAGTTTCTAACGAACCCAAGTTTTACCATGTAAGCTCTCAAACATCAAATCAAATGTGATTGGCGAGCCTAAATAAACAAAGTAACATGGCTGTTTGCCACTTCTCACATCACTTTCTCCACCAAAAACACATGCCACCCACTATATGATTAGTTATGATGAGCATTTTTACATATTTTAGATGTATAAAAAAGGTGCAGTAATGCTAATTTATCAATGATGCAGACAAAGCGACAATATTTGAGTGGTCCATTAGTGCACAAACTGCAATGGCTATTTCCTGTTTTCTAAATGCATCAAGTTGGTATTCGAAATTACTGATAACTCAGTATGACATCCTCCTCTGTATTTTTTATAACAAATGAAACCGTTCAAATCACTTTCGATATACGGTACAAAATATCACCGCCCCCAAATGTGTACATTTCATAACTACCACTGTTCAATCACTTGTCACGGGAGAAAATTCGAGGATACTATGGGTGCATACAATGTCTAAGCATATCAACACCACAGACTTCATTTTTCTTATCACCAGACAGTAAGTTCTAAGCAGTAACAATGCCAAGGTTCCTAACCTTTGTGTAGCTGCAACATGGGGCTTCTGAACCGCCTGCCTCCTCGGAACCACGCGCGCTCCGACCCCTGCGCCGGCTGCTCCGCCTTAGCGAGGGAGCTCGAGGGCGTCGCCGCCCCGGCAGGCCGTGCCGCCGACGACGACGGGGAGGCCGGAACGGCCTTACCAGCCGCGGAGACGTCTAGGGAGAAGAAATCGGTGGCGGGTATGTCAACGAGGGCGTCCCCAGCCGCAGTAATCTCATTGCGGAAGACGGCATAGGTCGCGGTCGcgtcctccgcggcggcggcggcggggtaggaGGACGGCTGGGGCTCCGCCGCGTCGAGGGCCTCCTCCGGAGTGAAGTCTAGGGTTAGGCCTGGGAGGGTGTCGTAGACGCAGGCCTCGGCGGCCTCCATGACGGCGGCGgcttcggtggcggcggcggcggccgcttgGGTCGGCGCGTGAGGCGGATGATCTTTTTTGCCCTTGGACCGCCGGGTAGGCTCCGCGGCTTTCGCTTTGCGAGGCATTTGGTCGGATGGGCTTCGGCTGGATTGGAGAGGCGGGCCGGGAAAAGTTGGTCGTTTTATGATACGGGTCCGCGGATGTTGGAATGAGTTGTAGCCATCCACGATTTGGCGGCCCGTGAAGCGCCAACGAAGTCTAGTTTTGCTGGGTTTTGCGACGTCAAAAAA contains:
- the LOC124663362 gene encoding terminal nucleotidyltransferase 4B-like codes for the protein MPRKAKAAEPTRRSKGKKDHPPHAPTQAAAAAATEAAAVMEAAEACVYDTLPGLTLDFTPEEALDAAEPQPSSYPAAAAAEDATATYAVFRNEITAAGDALVDIPATDFFSLDVSAAGKAVPASPSSSAARPAGAATPSSSLAKAEQPAQGSERAWFRGGRRFRSPMLQLHKEILDFCDFISPSAEEESSRTAAVQAVSDVVKHIWPHCKVEVFGSFRTGLYLPTSDIDVVIFESRVKTPQVGLYALAKALTQKGVAKKIQVIAKARVPIVKFVERISEIPFDISFDIDGGPQAADFIKDAIKKMPALRPLSMILKVFLHQRELNEVYTGGVGSYALLTMLITHLQLIWGVKDMLGYRQSKEHNLGILLIKFFDFYGRKLNNWDVGISCNSARTFFLKSDNDFVNLDRPHLIAIQDPMVPDNDIGKNSFNYFKVKSAFSKAYSVLTDAKLITSLGPNRSILGAIVRPDSVLLDRKGWNTDGALADMLAEPWEPLAQRFDSENDAMYNWHALDDDEPLPRNTQPASEDTSSSPLKKRKSSKSNKKSRKKAKADDVSSSDDAEDGSRNRRERSRGKESRQSEKTHRSAGSSRRRKGPREYDRFTNTLPQHTHISRW